From a single Glycine soja cultivar W05 chromosome 19, ASM419377v2, whole genome shotgun sequence genomic region:
- the LOC114400404 gene encoding uncharacterized protein LOC114400404, which produces MQTVCVCGDKLWRYDAVSFFGSHVSFTSTRVSFCPPRRRSGLVSMVAKRSPKRLKYTSASRFTKEDGLVYIEADPSASDSWKLEPIANLLKQGAVGVIPTDTMYAIVCDLRSQSAIERLRRIKNIEASKPLSILCHSFRDIDKYTAGFPRGDGQGHANLFKAVKHYLPGPYTFILIASKELPKQCIRFGTSSAKYASRKNVGVRMPDDAICQAILKEMDAPLICTSIKFQKEDEWMIDPVMIADTYGPEGLDFVVDGGVRVADPSTVVDMTKLPPKVLRQGKGPILHWMELEDDQKTDVDKDLIPAGI; this is translated from the exons ATGCAAACGGTTTGCGTTTGTGGAGATAAGTTATGGCGTTACGACGCCGTTTCATTCTTCGGCTCTCACGTGTCGTTTACGAGTACCCGTGTGTCGTTTTGCCCACCCCGAAGAAGAAGCGGATTAGTGTCCATGGTTGCTAAGCGCAGCCCCAAGCGTCTCAAGTACACCTCCGCTTCTCGCTTCACcaag GAGGATGGTTTGGTGTACATTGAAGCAGACCCATCTGCCTCTGATTCTTGGAAATTGGAACCAATTGCGAATCTTTTGAAACAAGGTGCTGTTGGAGTCATTCCTACTGATACTAT GTATGCAATAGTATGTGACCTTAGAAGCCAGTCAGCCATTGAACGTCTTCGTAG AATCAAGAATATAGAAGCTTCAAAG CCTCTTAGCATCTTGTGCCACTCATTTCGGGACATAGACAAGTACACAGCTGGATTTCCACGTGGTGATGGTCAAGGCCATGCAAATTTATTCAAAGCTGTTAAGCATTACTTACCTGGTCCT TACACATTCATCCTAATTGCAAGCAAAGAATTACCTAAGCAATGCATAAGGTTTGGAACTTCATCTGCCAAGTATGCGTCAAGAAAAAACGTGGGTGTCCGTATGCCTGATGATGCCATTTGTCAAGCAATACTAAAGGAGATGGATGCACCGTTAATATGTACAAG CATTAAGTTCCAGAAGGAAGATGAATGGATGATTGATCCAGTTATGATAGCTGATACATATGGACCAGAG GGTCttgattttgttgttgatgGTGGTGTAAGAGTGGCCGATCCATCCACGGTGGTTGACATGACAAAATTGCCTCCCAAAGTACTACGGCAAGGAAAG GGTCCTATTTTACATTGGATGGAATTGGAAGATGAtcagaaaactgatgttgataAGGATCTCATCCCTGCTGGCATTTGA